The segment GTGTACTTTTCAATTTTTGCTATTGCATCCAAAATATGCCTCAAATATATGGTATCATCTTTTTTCATCATAAACTACCTTTAGCTCTTTCATTATTTTGTCTCTTAAGTAGGGACTTATTGATTTTTCTGTCAGCAAATCTACTTTGATACCTAACTCTTCAGACAACTCCATTTCTATTCCTACTAAATCAAGCAAACTCTTTCTCTTTGAAAATCTTACTAAAAGGTCTAAATCACTCTTTCTGGTAAAATGATCCCTTGCG is part of the bacterium genome and harbors:
- a CDS encoding nucleotidyltransferase family protein, whose product is MGKAIIDETKLQQTCKKYDVTFLGVFGSYARDHFTRKSDLDLLVRFSKRKSLLDLVGIEMELSEELGIKVDLLTEKSISPYLRDKIMKELKVVYDEKR